The genomic region AACATAAAATGGACTTGACCAATTTTGGTCATATTGATAACTTCAGCTTTAAAGCCTCCGCGTTCTCCCCAGAATTTAGCAGCCTTGCTCGCTGCAGCAACTACCGAGCTTTCTTCAATAGCCATTGGAATAGCATAAAGACGATCATTGATCTCGAAATTGGGTGCGATCCCAAATGGAAGATAATAGTTGGAGATCGTATTCTCTATAAATTCGTCATGAAGCTTTTGAAGACTTTCATCTGTATTCCAGTAGTTCTGGAGAATGGCTACAGCTTCAGGAGTTTTTGAGAGATAGTTGTCAGCTAGCCATTCGATCTTTTGTTGCTTACTGAGTTTGGAAAATCCGTTAACGGGTTTGGTCATCTTAGTAGTTTTCAGGAGCACAAAGATACGAAGCTTGATTAACACCTGTACAAGACTGTTTTGATCATTCACTTTGAGTGATTTCTTTAACACTTACTTAGTAATTTACAAGAATCGATAGTCATTTTTTGGTTAAATTTTAGTAAACTTGGCCTGCATTAAATATTCTACAAATTTTATGAAATTCCCCTATACTTTTGTTGCCTTTCTACTCATGGCGACTTCAGTGCTATCTGCACAAAAAAAAGAAGTTAGTCTTGAAGAGATCTGGAGTGGTAGCTTCCGCCAGGAAAGACTTCAGTCCCTACAATCTTTGAATAATGGCGAGGAATATGTGGTGATGAATCGCGATCGCGAAACCGGTACGGTGAGCATCGATATCTACAGCTATAAAACTGGTAAAAAGACCCGTACACTTCTCAACAGTAAAGATCTTACCGAGATCAAAAGTTTTCAAAGTTTCAAATTCAGCGAAGACGAGAGCAAAATTTTACTTTCTACTGAAATTGAGCCTATTTACAGGCGTTCTTCCAGAGAAGTTGTTCATATCTACGATGTAGCTTCTAAGAAGCTTACAAAAGTTAGCGATGACAAAATTCAGGAGGCTTCTTTTTCTCCAGATAATTCCAAGCTTGCCTATGTTTTTGAAAACAACATTTATATTCTGGATCTTAAGTCTATGGAACGCACGCAGGTGACCATGGATGGGGAGATCAATAGTATCATTAACGGAATTACAGACTGGGTTTATGAAGAAGAATTTTCTTTTGTAAAAGCTTTTGCATGGAATCCAACCGGTGAAAAGATCGCTTACTTAAGGTTTGATGAATCGGCAGTTCCTGAATTCTCTATGGATCTCTTCGGAAAAGACCTTTACCCAACACAACAGGTTTTTAAATATCCAAAGGCAGGTGAGTCTAATTCAGAAGTTAGTCTGCATATGTACGATGTAGAAGCGAACTCTTCCGAAGAAATTAAACTGGGAGATTATGCCGACTTCTATATCCCAAGAATTAAATGGTCTTCAAAAGATATGCTGCTAAGCGTTCAGGTTTTGAACAGGCACCAGAATAATCTTGACCTTATTTTCGTGAATGCTGAAAATAATGAAGCCAGTGTTGTCTTGAATGAAACTGACAAGGCTTATGTTGATATTACCGATAATCTAACTTTTCTTGAAGACAATAGCTTTATCTGGACCAGCGAAAAAGATGGCTGGAATCATATTTACCACTATGCTGAAGATGGGAAGCTGATCAACCAGATTACTTCAGGGCAATGGGAAGTGACCAACTATTACGGCTATGATAAGAAAGCTAAACGCATCTATTTTCAAAGTACTGAAAATGGAAGTGTGAAT from Christiangramia sp. OXR-203 harbors:
- a CDS encoding S9 family peptidase, whose translation is MKFPYTFVAFLLMATSVLSAQKKEVSLEEIWSGSFRQERLQSLQSLNNGEEYVVMNRDRETGTVSIDIYSYKTGKKTRTLLNSKDLTEIKSFQSFKFSEDESKILLSTEIEPIYRRSSREVVHIYDVASKKLTKVSDDKIQEASFSPDNSKLAYVFENNIYILDLKSMERTQVTMDGEINSIINGITDWVYEEEFSFVKAFAWNPTGEKIAYLRFDESAVPEFSMDLFGKDLYPTQQVFKYPKAGESNSEVSLHMYDVEANSSEEIKLGDYADFYIPRIKWSSKDMLLSVQVLNRHQNNLDLIFVNAENNEASVVLNETDKAYVDITDNLTFLEDNSFIWTSEKDGWNHIYHYAEDGKLINQITSGQWEVTNYYGYDKKAKRIYFQSTENGSVNRDVYAIKPNGKSKTRLTEKDGTNSADFSADYTYFINTFTNVNTPPVYTLHKAKDGKQVREILNNNELLKNNEAYQFSPKELSSIEVNGNELNMWTIKPANFDENKEYPVLMFQYSGPGSQSVSNSYFGSNDYWYQLLANKGYMIVCIDGRGTGFKGADFKKVTYQELGKFEVEDQIAAAKQLAEKSYVDADRIGIWGWSYGGFMSTNAILKGNDVFSMAIAVAPVTSWRFYDTVYTERYMRTPQENASGYDENSPLSHAEKLEGDYLLIHGGGDDNVHVQNSMRMVEELVQANKQFDWAIYPDRNHGIYGGNTRLHLYQMMTDFILEKL